In the Firmicutes bacterium CAG:345 genome, TAACAAATTCAAATCCAAAAGAGTCGAAAGTAATTTTGTAGCCACGCTTTTCATTTTATATGGAGGATCTGCAAAAACCAAATCAAATATTTTTCCATTTAAATTTTTTAACGCCTTCATATAATCATCCAAGACAATATCGTAATCTTCTGAAGGAATTTTAATTTCATCAATAGTCTTTTTTATAGCATTTGTCGATAATTTTAACGCATCGACAAAAACAACATGTTTAGCTCCGCGAGATAAAGACTCAAGTCCATAAGCACCGCTACCAGCAAATAAATCCAATACTTCATATCCATCGATAGGACCGATAGCCGAAAATATAGATTCTTTTATTCTATCCATCGTTGGTCTAACGTCTTTAGAATCTGGTTGATTAATATGACGATGACGATATTTTCCAGCAATTATTCTTATCATAAACACCTCTAGTGTTATTTTAAAACATTTCTATCAACTTTGTCATCGATTTAATATAAATTGTGAGAAATCTTCTATTTGATCATCAGAAGAAGCAATGATTTCTTCTTTTTGTTTTTCCCATTTTTTATCCATAACAGCTACTACATTGAATCCTAAAGATTTAGCACATTTCATAGAAGCGAGAGAATCCTCAAAGAAGAGAATCTGATCAGGTTCTATTTTATATTCATTCAAGATTTCTTTAAAAAAATTTGCATTACTTTTATTTATCTTTAAATTTTGACTGGTATAAAAATGTTCAAAATAAGAAACAATGCCATATCTTTCTAAACAAGGCTTAAACATTTCTTCATTGCAAGATGTTGCTATTGCTAAATGAACATTTTTATTTTTC is a window encoding:
- a CDS encoding putative uncharacterized protein (product inferred by homology to UniProt); protein product: MIRIIAGKYRHRHINQPDSKDVRPTMDRIKESIFSAIGPIDGYEVLDLFAGSGAYGLESLSRGAKHVVFVDALKLSTNAIKKTIDEIKIPSEDYDIVLDDYMKALKNLNGKIFDLVFADPPYKMKSVATKLLSTLLDLNLLKENSRVVIETLEEPIENENFQSKVYKYSDKYVTVYRRIK
- a CDS encoding putative uncharacterized protein (product inferred by homology to UniProt), translated to MKKIENIKLFLFDLDGTILDSLKIWNDIDLLFFKNHNLIMGEDYHIAIAPLTLEETATYTKNTYKLDINEEQIMKEWSDLAIKEYAENVNLKKGVKEFLDYLKNKNVHLAIATSCNEEMFKPCLERYGIVSYFEHFYTSQNLKINKSNANFFKEILNEYKIEPDQILFFEDSLASMKCAKSLGFNVVAVMDKKWEKQKEEIIASSDDQIEDFSQFILNR